The window CGGGCCTGAAGTAAATTCCTTTTGATTAGGGAGAGCCCGACTTTCTTCTTTTTAACCTCTGCGCCCCACTTTTCCCATCAGGGAGGGGGCTTTAAGTTTGACGTACAGCAAAATAAGTTCTTACGATATTGACAGATCAGCGAATATGCCGGCACCATCATTGGCGGTCGTTACAGAGAAAACAGTGCCACGCGGTGTCTTCCATTCATTCACAAAACAAATTGGTTACATTGTTGACTGTTAAAAATAATGATTCTTATTGTATTGGAATTCAAAAAAAAGCAAAACACAAACTGATAAACGGCATAGATGTTTTTTACTCCAAAGTTTATCGTTGTCATGTACAGGTTCATTTATCTGGGTATGACCAGTGCTTTTAATGGCTTTTCAACGCATTTTGTGTAAAACTTGCAGCGCAATAGTTTAATGGAACAGACCAGATAAGGAAACATACATGTCAAGTTCATTTGGAAAATTGTTTCGTGTTTCAACCTTTGGGGAATCCCACTGTCCCGGGGTCGGCGTGATCGTGGACGGGTGCCTTCCCGGAATGTCCCTGACCGAACCCGACATCCAGTGCCAGCTCGACCGCAGACGCCCGGGCCAGAGTGCGGTATCAACGGACAGGCAGGAGTCGGACCAGGTGACCATCCAGTCCGGTACGGAACACGGTCTTACCCTTGGCACACCCATCAGCCTGTTTGTGCCCAATAAGGATCAGCGCCCGGGTGATTACAAATCCATGGCAGATATCCCGCGGCCCTCCCATGCGGATTTCACCTACCAGTCAAAATACGGCATCCGGGCGTCATCCGGCGGCGGCCGCTCGTCAGCCCGGGAGACCATTGGCCGGGTCTGTGCCGGGGCCATTGCCGAAAAAATGCTTAAAACAACACTGGATATTGATATTGTGGCCTGGGTCAGCCAGGTCGGGCCCATCAGGGCACCGGAAACAGATGGTTTACATCTGACCCGGGCCATTGTGGATGCCAGCATGGTCCGCTGCCCGGATATGGATACGGCAAAGGCCATGGAAGCGGCGATTCTCCAGGCTAAAGAAGAGAAGGACTCCATCGGCGGTGTTGTCTCATGTGTCTGTACCAATGTACCGGCGGGCCTTGGAGAACCGGTGTTTGACAAACTTGAGGCGCTTCTGGCCCATGCCATGCTTTCCATTCCCGCCACCAAAGGATTTGAAATCGGGTCGGGATTTGCAGGCGCCCAGATGCGCGGTTCCGCACATAATGATCCCTTTATTCTAAAAGACAGCCGCCTGGGCACCACAACCAATTTCAGCGGCGGC is drawn from uncultured Desulfobacter sp. and contains these coding sequences:
- the aroC gene encoding chorismate synthase, with product MSSSFGKLFRVSTFGESHCPGVGVIVDGCLPGMSLTEPDIQCQLDRRRPGQSAVSTDRQESDQVTIQSGTEHGLTLGTPISLFVPNKDQRPGDYKSMADIPRPSHADFTYQSKYGIRASSGGGRSSARETIGRVCAGAIAEKMLKTTLDIDIVAWVSQVGPIRAPETDGLHLTRAIVDASMVRCPDMDTAKAMEAAILQAKEEKDSIGGVVSCVCTNVPAGLGEPVFDKLEALLAHAMLSIPATKGFEIGSGFAGAQMRGSAHNDPFILKDSRLGTTTNFSGGIQGGISNGEPITFRVAFKPPATIGLAQDTADFQGRKASLAAKGRHDPCVVARAVPIVESMAALVLADAMLQQQARLAGVALMAGH